In one window of Tenacibaculum mesophilum DNA:
- a CDS encoding 3-hydroxyacyl-CoA dehydrogenase/enoyl-CoA hydratase family protein, whose product MARRIKKVAIIGSGIMGSGIACHFANIGVEVLLLDIVPRELNDKEKAKGLTLEDKVVRNRLVNDALTASLKSKPSPIYNKKFADRITTGNLEDDLHKVKDVDWIMEVVVERLDIKQSVFEQVEKYRTPGTIISTNTSGIPIKFMNEGRSEDFRKHFAVTHFFNPPRYLKLFEVVPGPDCKQEVTDFLMDYGSKFLGKTSVLAKDTPAFIGNRIGIFGIQSLFHQVKELGLTIEEVDKLTGPVIGRPKSATFRTVDVVGLDTLVHVANGIYENCPNDEAHDLFKLPDFINTMMENKWLGNKTKQGFYKKTTNAEGKREILALDLNTMEYRPSKKAKFATLELTKTIDKPIDRFKVLVGGKDKAGEFYRKNFAAMFAYVQNRIPEISDELYRIDDAMKAGFGWENGPFEIWDAVGVEKGIELMKAEGKEPAAWVTEMVAKGEKSFYTVKDGATYYYDVPAKAQVKKPGQDSFIILDNIRKTTEVFKNSGVVIEDLGDGILNCEFQSKMNTIGGDVLAGLNKAVDLAEKDFQGLVIGNQAANFSVGANIGMIFMMAVEQEYDELNMAIKYFQDTMMRMRYSAIPTIAAPHGMALGGGCELSLHADKVVAAAETYIGLVEFGVGVIPGGGGSKEMALRAQDLFHTGDVQLNVLQEHFLTIGMAKVATSAYEAYDLNLLQKGKDVVVVNKDRQIAEAKKHAVLLAEAGYTQPVKRKDVLVLGKQALGMFLVGTDSMEASKYISEHDQKIANKLAYVMAGGDLSEPTKVTEQYLLDLEREAFLSLTTERKTLERIQHMLKTGKPLRN is encoded by the coding sequence ATGGCAAGAAGAATTAAAAAAGTAGCAATTATCGGTTCTGGTATCATGGGATCAGGTATTGCATGTCATTTTGCTAACATTGGCGTTGAAGTATTGCTTTTGGACATCGTTCCAAGAGAGCTTAACGACAAAGAAAAAGCAAAAGGATTAACCTTAGAAGACAAAGTAGTTCGTAACCGTTTGGTAAATGATGCTTTGACTGCTTCATTAAAGTCGAAACCATCACCTATCTACAATAAAAAATTTGCAGATAGAATTACTACTGGGAACCTTGAGGACGATTTACACAAAGTAAAAGATGTAGATTGGATTATGGAAGTAGTTGTTGAACGCTTAGACATTAAACAAAGTGTTTTTGAGCAAGTTGAGAAATACCGTACACCTGGTACTATTATTTCTACCAACACTTCAGGTATTCCTATTAAGTTTATGAACGAAGGACGTAGTGAAGATTTCCGTAAACACTTTGCGGTTACACACTTTTTTAACCCTCCTCGTTATTTAAAATTATTTGAAGTTGTTCCAGGACCTGACTGTAAACAAGAAGTTACAGACTTCTTAATGGATTATGGTTCTAAATTCTTAGGAAAAACTTCAGTATTAGCAAAAGATACTCCAGCGTTTATTGGAAACCGTATAGGTATCTTCGGAATCCAATCGTTATTCCACCAAGTAAAAGAATTAGGGCTAACTATTGAAGAGGTTGATAAATTAACAGGGCCAGTTATTGGACGCCCTAAATCAGCTACTTTCCGTACTGTTGATGTTGTTGGATTAGATACTTTAGTACACGTTGCTAACGGAATCTATGAAAACTGTCCTAACGATGAAGCACACGACTTATTTAAGTTGCCAGATTTCATCAACACAATGATGGAAAATAAGTGGTTAGGAAACAAAACCAAACAAGGTTTTTACAAAAAAACAACCAATGCTGAAGGAAAGCGTGAAATTTTAGCTTTAGACTTAAATACGATGGAATACCGTCCGTCTAAAAAAGCAAAATTTGCTACCTTAGAATTAACAAAAACAATCGATAAGCCAATTGACCGATTTAAAGTATTAGTTGGCGGAAAAGATAAAGCAGGAGAATTCTACCGTAAGAACTTCGCAGCAATGTTTGCGTATGTTCAAAATAGAATTCCAGAAATTTCTGATGAATTATACAGAATTGACGATGCCATGAAAGCTGGTTTCGGATGGGAAAATGGTCCTTTCGAAATTTGGGATGCTGTAGGAGTTGAAAAAGGTATCGAATTAATGAAAGCTGAAGGAAAGGAACCAGCTGCTTGGGTTACAGAAATGGTAGCTAAAGGAGAAAAATCTTTCTATACAGTTAAAGACGGTGCAACATATTACTACGATGTACCTGCAAAAGCACAAGTTAAAAAACCAGGACAAGATTCATTTATCATCTTAGATAATATTCGTAAAACTACTGAGGTATTCAAAAACTCTGGAGTTGTTATTGAAGATTTAGGAGACGGAATCTTAAACTGTGAATTCCAATCTAAAATGAACACTATTGGTGGTGATGTTTTAGCTGGATTAAACAAAGCGGTTGATTTAGCTGAAAAAGACTTCCAAGGATTAGTAATTGGTAACCAAGCTGCAAACTTCTCAGTAGGTGCCAACATCGGAATGATTTTTATGATGGCTGTTGAGCAAGAGTACGACGAGTTAAACATGGCTATCAAATATTTCCAAGATACCATGATGCGTATGCGTTACTCTGCAATTCCTACCATTGCTGCTCCTCACGGAATGGCGTTAGGTGGTGGATGTGAATTATCATTACACGCTGATAAAGTAGTTGCTGCTGCTGAAACATACATCGGATTAGTAGAGTTTGGAGTTGGAGTAATTCCTGGTGGTGGTGGATCTAAAGAAATGGCGTTAAGAGCTCAGGACTTATTCCACACTGGTGATGTTCAATTAAACGTATTACAAGAGCACTTCTTAACTATTGGTATGGCTAAAGTGGCAACTTCAGCTTATGAAGCATACGACTTAAACCTACTACAAAAAGGAAAAGATGTTGTGGTTGTAAACAAAGACCGTCAAATTGCAGAAGCTAAAAAGCACGCTGTGTTATTAGCTGAAGCAGGTTATACACAACCAGTAAAACGTAAAGATGTTTTAGTATTAGGTAAGCAAGCCTTAGGAATGTTCTTAGTAGGAACTGATTCTATGGAAGCTTCTAAATATATTTCTGAACACGATCAGAAAATTGCAAACAAACTAGCCTATGTAATGGCTGGAGGAGATTTATCAGAACCAACAAAAGTTACTGAGCAGTATTTATTAGACCTTGAGCGTGAAGCTTTCTTAAGTTTAACTACTGAAAGAAAAACGTTAGAGCGTATTCAGCATATGTTAAAAACTGGTAAACCTTTACGCAACTAA
- a CDS encoding acetyl-CoA C-acyltransferase, whose amino-acid sequence MKTAYIVKGYRTAVGKSKKGVFRFKRADELAAETIKYMMTKLPEFDVKRIDDVIVGNAMPEGSQGLNMARIISLIGLDSVDVPGVTVNRFCSSGLETIGMAVAKIQSGMAECIIAGGAESMSSVPMTGFKPELNYDIVNAGHEDYYWGMGNTAEAVAQQYNVSRADQDQFAYESHMKALKALDSDRFQDQIAPIDVEETYIDGNGKRATRNYTVTKDEGPRRGTSVEALAKLRPVFAANGSVTAGNSSQTSDGAAFVMVMSEDMVKELGIQPEARLVSYAAAGVPPRIMGIGPVAAIPKALKQAGLQQIDIELIELNEAFASQSLAVIRELGLNPDIVNVNGGAIALGHPLGCTGGKLSVQLFDEMRKRNMNNKYGMVTMCVGTGQGAAGIFEFLN is encoded by the coding sequence ATGAAAACAGCATATATAGTAAAAGGATATAGAACCGCCGTAGGGAAATCTAAAAAAGGTGTGTTCAGATTTAAAAGAGCTGACGAATTAGCTGCTGAAACCATCAAATATATGATGACAAAGTTGCCAGAATTCGACGTAAAGCGTATCGACGATGTTATTGTTGGTAACGCAATGCCAGAAGGTTCTCAAGGATTAAACATGGCAAGAATTATTTCGTTAATCGGATTAGATTCTGTGGATGTTCCTGGAGTTACCGTAAACCGTTTCTGTTCATCAGGATTAGAAACTATTGGTATGGCAGTAGCAAAAATTCAATCTGGAATGGCAGAGTGTATTATTGCTGGTGGAGCAGAAAGCATGAGTTCTGTACCAATGACAGGTTTTAAACCAGAATTAAACTACGATATCGTAAATGCAGGTCACGAAGATTACTATTGGGGAATGGGTAATACTGCTGAAGCAGTAGCGCAACAATACAATGTATCTCGTGCAGACCAAGATCAATTTGCATACGAATCGCACATGAAAGCTTTAAAAGCATTAGATAGCGATCGTTTTCAAGATCAAATAGCTCCAATTGATGTAGAAGAAACTTACATTGATGGAAACGGAAAACGCGCAACAAGAAATTACACCGTTACTAAAGACGAAGGTCCACGTCGTGGAACCAGCGTAGAAGCCTTAGCAAAATTACGTCCAGTATTTGCTGCTAATGGTTCTGTTACTGCTGGTAACTCATCACAAACAAGTGATGGAGCTGCCTTTGTAATGGTAATGAGTGAAGATATGGTAAAAGAGTTAGGTATTCAACCAGAAGCTCGTTTAGTAAGTTATGCAGCAGCAGGAGTACCACCTCGTATTATGGGAATTGGTCCTGTAGCAGCAATTCCAAAAGCATTAAAACAAGCAGGTTTACAACAAATTGATATTGAATTAATTGAGCTAAACGAAGCGTTTGCTTCACAATCGTTAGCAGTTATTCGCGAATTAGGATTAAATCCGGATATCGTTAACGTAAATGGTGGGGCAATTGCTTTAGGTCACCCATTAGGATGTACTGGTGGTAAACTATCTGTTCAGTTATTCGATGAAATGCGTAAGCGTAACATGAATAACAAATACGGAATGGTAACCATGTGTGTAGGTACTGGTCAAGGTGCTGCTGGTATTTTTGAATTCCTAAATTAA
- a CDS encoding four helix bundle protein, with protein sequence MHNFKKLKIWTESMNLVSDSYKLTRTFPDFEKFGLVSQMNRCAVSIPSNIAEGSSKSTNKHFNKYLEDSLGSSFEWETQLIIAFNESYLSEEKFKELEQKIKSIQKMISSFQSGLNKS encoded by the coding sequence ATGCACAATTTCAAAAAATTAAAAATTTGGACTGAAAGCATGAATTTAGTTTCTGATTCTTATAAATTAACTAGAACCTTTCCAGACTTTGAAAAGTTTGGCTTGGTTTCTCAGATGAATAGATGTGCTGTTTCTATTCCTTCTAACATAGCTGAGGGTTCAAGTAAAAGCACTAACAAACATTTTAATAAATATTTAGAAGATAGCTTAGGTTCTTCATTTGAATGGGAAACACAATTAATTATTGCTTTTAATGAAAGCTACCTATCTGAAGAAAAGTTTAAAGAATTAGAACAAAAAATTAAGTCAATACAAAAAATGATTTCAAGTTTCCAATCTGGTCTGAATAAGTCTTGA
- a CDS encoding acyl-CoA dehydrogenase family protein codes for MSELTKDLLRGGQFLVKETKCEDIFTPEDFSEEQTMMRDAVKEFNDREIIPHKERFEKKDYALTEETMRKAGELGFLGVAVPEAYGGLGMGFVSTMLTCDYISSGTGSFSTAFGAHTGIGTMPITLYGTEEQKQKYVPALAMGERFGAYCLTEPGAGSDANSGKTTAELTEDGKHYKINGQKMWISNAGFAEIFIVFARIEDDKNITGFILEYDKNNPNGVTLGEEEHKLGIRASSTRQVFFNDTLVPVENMLSVRGGGFKIAMNALNVGRIKLAAACLDSQRRIVTHAVNYANERKQFKTPIAEFGAIKMKLAEMATNAYVGESASYRAAKNIEDRIAIRESEGNTHQEAELKGVEEYAIECSILKVAVSEDVQNCADEGIQIFGGMGFSEETPMESAWRDARIARIYEGTNEINRLLSVGMLVKKAMKGHVDLLNPAMAVQNELMGIPSFDTPDYSELFSEEKEILAKLKKVFLMVAGAALQKFGPELEQHQQLLTAASNILIEIYMAESGILRTEKNAKRFGEEAQKEQIAMAKLYLYNAVEIITKSAREGIISFAEGDEQRMMLMGLKRFTKYANYPNVVELRNTIAEKLKAENKYCF; via the coding sequence ATGTCAGAATTAACAAAAGATCTTTTACGCGGAGGGCAGTTCCTAGTAAAAGAAACAAAATGTGAAGATATATTTACTCCTGAAGATTTTTCAGAAGAGCAAACAATGATGCGTGATGCGGTTAAAGAATTTAACGACCGTGAAATCATTCCTCATAAAGAACGTTTCGAAAAGAAAGATTATGCACTTACCGAAGAAACTATGCGTAAAGCTGGTGAATTAGGATTTTTAGGTGTGGCTGTTCCTGAAGCTTATGGCGGATTAGGAATGGGATTCGTTTCTACCATGTTAACATGTGATTACATTTCAAGTGGAACAGGATCTTTTAGTACAGCTTTTGGTGCGCACACAGGTATTGGTACCATGCCAATTACTTTATACGGTACTGAAGAGCAAAAGCAAAAATATGTTCCTGCTTTAGCAATGGGAGAGCGTTTTGGAGCTTACTGTTTAACAGAACCAGGAGCAGGATCTGACGCAAACTCAGGTAAAACTACTGCTGAGTTAACCGAAGACGGAAAACACTACAAAATTAACGGACAAAAAATGTGGATTTCGAATGCAGGTTTTGCTGAAATCTTCATCGTTTTTGCTCGTATCGAAGACGATAAAAACATTACTGGTTTTATCTTAGAATATGATAAAAACAATCCTAACGGAGTAACTTTAGGAGAAGAAGAACACAAATTAGGTATTCGTGCCTCTTCAACTCGTCAGGTATTTTTCAACGATACCTTAGTTCCTGTTGAAAACATGTTATCTGTTCGTGGTGGTGGATTCAAAATTGCCATGAACGCCTTAAACGTTGGTCGTATTAAGTTAGCTGCTGCTTGTTTAGATTCTCAAAGAAGAATTGTAACTCATGCTGTAAACTATGCAAACGAGCGTAAGCAATTTAAAACTCCTATTGCTGAGTTTGGAGCTATTAAAATGAAATTAGCTGAAATGGCTACTAACGCTTATGTTGGTGAGTCTGCATCATATAGAGCAGCTAAAAATATTGAAGACAGAATCGCTATTCGTGAATCTGAAGGAAACACTCATCAAGAAGCAGAATTAAAAGGTGTTGAAGAATACGCTATTGAATGTTCTATCTTAAAAGTAGCAGTTTCAGAAGACGTACAAAATTGTGCTGATGAAGGAATCCAAATTTTTGGAGGTATGGGATTCTCTGAAGAAACTCCAATGGAGTCTGCTTGGAGAGATGCTCGTATTGCACGTATCTACGAAGGAACTAACGAAATTAACCGTTTATTATCGGTAGGAATGTTAGTTAAAAAAGCAATGAAAGGTCATGTAGATTTATTAAATCCTGCAATGGCAGTTCAAAACGAATTAATGGGAATTCCTTCTTTCGATACTCCAGATTATTCTGAATTATTCTCAGAAGAAAAAGAAATCCTTGCTAAACTTAAGAAAGTATTCTTAATGGTTGCAGGTGCTGCTTTACAAAAATTTGGACCAGAGTTAGAGCAACACCAACAGTTATTAACTGCTGCTTCAAATATTTTAATTGAAATATACATGGCAGAATCTGGAATTTTAAGAACTGAGAAGAACGCGAAGCGTTTTGGTGAAGAGGCTCAAAAAGAACAGATTGCAATGGCTAAGTTATACTTATACAATGCTGTTGAAATTATTACCAAAAGTGCAAGAGAAGGAATTATTTCTTTCGCTGAAGGTGATGAACAACGTATGATGTTAATGGGACTTAAGCGTTTTACAAAGTATGCAAACTACCCTAACGTAGTTGAATTACGTAATACAATCGCAGAAAAATTAAAAGCAGAAAATAAATACTGCTTCTAA
- a CDS encoding PliI family lysozyme inhibitor of I-type lysozyme yields the protein MIKLTNSALLVIAFLAIVSCKKEAKKTDTQETVATITDVTGNYVSSEYEKRNEGYDWVSVAVKPAANDNIKIAVRSRADKKKPTCTFNALAEKTNDSTYTTDINGKTVVFSFKNKQISIATANKEDNGLLNFYCSGGGSLAGSYHKIEGNLDQTQIDKTIFRKNVTLQGISFSIATQKNGMETELTVTPYGLEIDNSAVTQTIDGSVVDAEIEDLNSDGSPEVLIYTKSDGSGSYGNVIGFSVNNKKSMSQIYFPPITDNKELSKGYLGHDEFTIIETTLAQRFPIYKEEDSNANPTRGTRQITYKLVDGEASRKFIVENSTEFNTNN from the coding sequence ATGATAAAACTTACCAATTCAGCACTACTAGTAATAGCATTTTTAGCCATCGTTAGCTGTAAAAAAGAAGCGAAAAAAACAGACACACAAGAAACTGTAGCTACAATTACTGATGTTACAGGAAACTACGTTTCATCAGAATACGAAAAAAGAAACGAAGGGTACGATTGGGTTTCTGTTGCTGTAAAACCAGCCGCAAATGACAATATAAAAATTGCTGTTCGCTCACGTGCTGACAAGAAAAAACCTACCTGTACTTTTAACGCTCTTGCCGAAAAAACAAATGACAGCACGTATACAACTGACATAAATGGTAAAACTGTAGTATTTTCTTTTAAAAACAAACAAATTTCTATTGCCACGGCAAACAAAGAAGATAACGGTTTATTAAACTTTTACTGTTCAGGTGGAGGAAGTCTTGCAGGTTCTTATCATAAAATTGAAGGAAACCTTGACCAAACACAGATAGACAAAACTATTTTTAGAAAAAATGTAACCTTACAAGGAATTAGTTTTAGCATTGCTACTCAAAAAAATGGAATGGAAACTGAATTAACAGTTACTCCTTACGGATTAGAAATTGACAATTCTGCCGTTACTCAAACAATTGATGGTAGTGTTGTTGATGCTGAAATTGAAGATTTAAATTCTGATGGTTCTCCAGAAGTATTAATCTACACAAAATCTGACGGAAGTGGAAGCTACGGAAATGTAATAGGGTTTTCTGTAAACAATAAAAAATCGATGAGTCAAATATACTTCCCTCCTATTACCGATAATAAAGAATTAAGTAAGGGATATTTGGGGCACGATGAATTTACCATTATTGAAACAACCTTAGCACAACGTTTTCCTATTTATAAAGAAGAAGATTCTAATGCTAACCCAACAAGAGGTACCAGACAAATTACATACAAATTGGTAGATGGTGAAGCATCAAGAAAATTTATAGTAGAAAACTCAACTGAATTTAACACTAATAACTAA
- a CDS encoding META domain-containing protein, translated as MKKLSFVFAAILLITVSCAKKDTAEQLYGTTWELEYISGPRIAFEGLFPDKKPQLTFDKETKKATGNNGCNGYAAEFTLGEENAISFGEPGPTTMMYCGQGEQEFLKTIKKINKYSFDLEGKLNLLMDDVTMMRFKKVTTEE; from the coding sequence ATGAAAAAACTATCATTTGTATTCGCAGCAATTCTATTAATTACGGTGTCTTGTGCTAAAAAAGATACTGCTGAACAATTATACGGAACCACTTGGGAACTAGAATACATCTCTGGACCTAGAATTGCTTTTGAAGGATTGTTTCCTGATAAAAAGCCACAACTTACGTTTGATAAAGAAACAAAGAAAGCTACAGGAAATAACGGTTGTAACGGTTATGCCGCTGAATTTACGTTAGGAGAAGAAAATGCGATTTCTTTTGGAGAACCAGGACCTACAACTATGATGTACTGCGGACAGGGAGAACAAGAGTTTTTAAAAACCATTAAAAAAATAAACAAGTATAGTTTTGACTTAGAAGGAAAACTAAACTTATTAATGGACGATGTAACCATGATGCGCTTTAAAAAAGTAACTACTGAAGAATAA
- a CDS encoding Fur family transcriptional regulator yields MQTEEEILKIKKVKNTAVRTVVLRHLLSQEKAQSLKDIENALAYMDRSSIFRTLKTFEENKVIHSIEDGSGMTKYAVCAKGCNCDPKDLHYHFYCTNCDKTFCLFDVPIPKIQLPENFKLQQANMVVKGLCDNCNK; encoded by the coding sequence ATGCAAACCGAAGAAGAAATCCTAAAAATAAAAAAAGTGAAAAACACCGCAGTCAGAACTGTGGTTTTACGTCATCTTTTGAGCCAAGAAAAAGCCCAATCTTTAAAAGATATTGAAAACGCATTGGCATACATGGACAGAAGTTCGATTTTCAGAACACTCAAAACATTTGAGGAAAACAAAGTCATCCACAGCATTGAAGATGGTTCTGGAATGACCAAATATGCGGTTTGTGCCAAAGGCTGTAACTGCGACCCAAAGGATTTGCACTATCATTTTTATTGCACAAACTGCGATAAAACATTCTGCCTTTTTGATGTTCCTATTCCAAAAATTCAACTTCCCGAAAACTTTAAGTTACAACAAGCAAATATGGTCGTAAAAGGCTTGTGCGACAACTGCAACAAGTAA
- a CDS encoding TonB-dependent receptor, with protein sequence MKNIFLNTLFLFVSIISFAQTSDISISVSDAETNEPLLGATVYFEELEKGAVTDFDGIATFTEIPNGNHIIKISYIGFKTIETTIDVGTKKEFAFKLESGGNELDEVVIQSSRSTRTVRKIPTRIEFIGAEELGEKAVMNPTNISMVLRESTGIQMQQTSLSSANTNIRIQGLDGRYTQLLRDGFPLYGGFSSGLSILQIPPLDLKQFEIIKGSSSTLYGGGAIGGLINMVSKTPDEEPTLDIMLTQTQALGSTANVFYSKRNEKFGVSLYGSGHYQKAYDPEDDGFSNLPQTTSISFNPKFFYYPSEKTTFWFSLNGTYDDRIGGDITKIESGANGIHQYTEENLSKRLSSQAVYETQLDSVSSLNIKNSISFFDRKLTIPDFVFDGKQTNTFTEINYQKSANKTDWIFGANLYTSAFDENNNVTLQRDQTDITFGAFVNNIYDISDNWILETGLRADYNTDFGFFPLPRVSLLYKNDSGFSSRIGGGLGYKIPDIFTEEAEFINFRNVLGIDKSSLNAERSYGVNFDFNYQTRLFETVGFSINQLFYVTAINDALLLNSTDNGFFQFENATDEILSKGAETNIKFTYKDFRWFLNYALIDTRLNYLAGNPQKPLTAKHNAGSVLMYESEKWRIGYETFYTGKQFLSNGTETTDFITMGFVAMRNFKWGTTFVNFENFTDRRQSRFSPLVLPPHDNPEFPEIYAPTDGFIFSVGVIIKPFGNEDDD encoded by the coding sequence ATGAAAAACATATTTTTAAACACATTATTTCTATTCGTATCAATTATATCTTTCGCACAGACGAGCGATATTTCCATTTCTGTTAGCGATGCAGAAACCAACGAACCATTATTGGGTGCTACGGTCTATTTTGAAGAATTAGAAAAAGGAGCAGTAACAGATTTTGACGGAATTGCCACATTTACAGAAATCCCAAATGGAAACCATATTATAAAAATTTCATACATAGGCTTCAAAACCATAGAAACTACTATTGATGTTGGAACAAAAAAGGAGTTCGCTTTCAAGCTCGAATCTGGAGGTAATGAACTTGACGAAGTTGTCATACAATCTTCAAGAAGTACACGAACTGTTAGAAAAATTCCAACTCGAATTGAATTTATTGGAGCGGAAGAATTAGGCGAAAAAGCGGTAATGAACCCAACCAATATTTCAATGGTACTTCGGGAAAGTACAGGAATACAGATGCAACAAACTTCTTTAAGTAGTGCGAATACCAACATTAGAATTCAAGGTCTTGATGGACGTTACACACAACTTTTACGAGATGGATTTCCACTTTATGGCGGATTTTCAAGCGGTTTGAGTATTCTGCAAATTCCGCCATTGGACTTAAAACAATTTGAAATCATTAAAGGAAGTTCATCAACACTTTATGGTGGTGGAGCAATTGGAGGTTTGATAAATATGGTATCAAAAACACCTGACGAAGAGCCAACTTTGGATATTATGTTGACACAAACACAAGCATTAGGAAGTACAGCTAATGTATTTTATAGCAAACGAAATGAAAAATTTGGAGTTTCATTATACGGTTCAGGTCATTATCAAAAGGCTTACGACCCAGAAGATGATGGCTTTAGTAATTTACCACAAACAACATCTATTTCTTTCAACCCAAAATTCTTTTATTATCCATCAGAAAAAACAACATTTTGGTTTAGCTTAAACGGAACGTATGACGACAGAATTGGTGGCGACATCACAAAAATTGAAAGTGGCGCAAATGGCATCCATCAATATACCGAAGAAAATCTATCAAAAAGGTTGAGCAGTCAAGCGGTTTACGAAACTCAATTAGATTCGGTTAGTTCATTAAATATTAAAAACAGCATCTCATTCTTTGATAGAAAACTAACCATTCCCGATTTTGTTTTTGATGGTAAACAAACCAATACATTCACGGAAATAAACTATCAAAAGTCCGCCAATAAAACAGATTGGATTTTTGGTGCAAATCTCTATACTTCTGCTTTTGATGAAAATAATAATGTGACTTTGCAACGTGACCAAACAGACATAACATTCGGAGCATTTGTAAATAATATTTATGACATTTCGGATAATTGGATTTTGGAAACAGGATTACGAGCAGATTACAATACTGATTTTGGATTCTTTCCGCTTCCAAGAGTTTCATTGCTATACAAAAACGATAGTGGATTTTCGAGCAGAATTGGTGGTGGATTAGGTTACAAAATTCCAGATATTTTTACAGAAGAGGCGGAATTTATCAATTTTAGAAATGTACTTGGTATTGATAAATCTTCACTAAATGCGGAACGTTCTTATGGTGTAAATTTTGATTTCAACTATCAAACACGTTTATTTGAAACCGTTGGTTTTTCTATTAATCAACTGTTTTATGTAACTGCGATTAATGATGCATTACTGTTAAATTCAACTGATAATGGATTTTTCCAATTTGAGAATGCAACAGATGAAATTTTGAGCAAAGGTGCTGAAACAAACATCAAGTTTACCTATAAAGATTTTAGGTGGTTCCTAAATTATGCACTCATTGACACAAGGTTGAACTATTTAGCTGGCAATCCTCAAAAACCTTTGACAGCAAAACATAACGCAGGAAGTGTTTTGATGTACGAATCTGAAAAATGGCGAATCGGTTATGAAACGTTTTACACAGGAAAGCAATTTTTGTCTAATGGAACAGAAACAACCGACTTCATAACAATGGGTTTTGTGGCAATGCGAAATTTTAAATGGGGAACAACTTTTGTGAATTTTGAAAACTTTACCGATAGAAGACAAAGCAGGTTCTCGCCTTTGGTTTTGCCACCACACGACAATCCAGAATTTCCCGAAATATATGCACCAACAGACGGTTTTATATTTAGCGTTGGAGTAATTATCAAACCTTTTGGAAACGAAGATGACGACTAA
- a CDS encoding cation transporter, whose amino-acid sequence MNKTIFEISKMDCPSEENLIRMKLDGIQEIKNLDFDIPNRKLTVFHDGHNDQIEKSIIELKLGGKKISTEETNEKDFVENTNQKKLLWIVLAINFVFFIIEMTTGIISKSMGLVADSLDMLADSFVYGISLFAVGGTLIKKKRIAKLAGYFQITLAIIGFVEVLRRFFGDEKLPDFSTMIIVSIFALIANGICLYILQKSKSKEEAHMKASMIFTSNDVIINLGVIIAGLLVNWLSSSKPDLIIGTIVFILVIQGAFRILKLSK is encoded by the coding sequence ATGAACAAAACGATATTTGAAATCAGTAAGATGGATTGTCCTTCAGAGGAAAATCTAATCCGAATGAAACTGGACGGAATTCAAGAAATCAAAAATCTTGATTTTGACATTCCAAACCGAAAATTGACCGTTTTTCACGATGGTCATAACGACCAAATTGAAAAGTCAATTATCGAATTAAAATTAGGCGGAAAGAAAATCTCGACCGAAGAAACCAACGAAAAAGATTTTGTAGAAAACACCAACCAAAAAAAGCTACTTTGGATTGTACTGGCGATAAATTTTGTCTTTTTTATTATCGAAATGACAACAGGAATAATCTCAAAATCAATGGGACTTGTTGCCGACAGCCTGGATATGCTTGCCGACAGTTTCGTTTACGGAATTAGCTTGTTTGCAGTTGGCGGAACGTTGATTAAGAAAAAGCGGATTGCAAAACTTGCTGGATATTTTCAAATCACACTTGCGATTATTGGATTTGTGGAAGTTTTAAGAAGATTTTTCGGAGACGAGAAACTTCCCGATTTTTCGACAATGATTATCGTTTCGATTTTTGCACTTATCGCAAACGGAATTTGTCTTTACATTTTGCAAAAGTCAAAAAGCAAAGAAGAGGCACATATGAAAGCGAGTATGATTTTTACCTCGAATGACGTGATTATCAATTTAGGAGTTATAATCGCTGGACTTTTGGTAAATTGGTTAAGTTCGAGCAAACCTGATTTGATTATTGGAACAATCGTTTTTATTTTGGTAATTCAAGGAGCGTTTAGGATTTTGAAATTAAGTAAGTGA